One region of Streptomyces leeuwenhoekii genomic DNA includes:
- the polA gene encoding DNA polymerase I has translation MAETASKKTDPTSGGRPRLMLMDGHSLAYRAFFALPAENFTTATGQPTNAIYGFASMLANTLRDEAPTHFAVAFDVSRKTWRSEEFTEYKANRSKTPDEFKGQVDLICELLDAMHVSRFAVEGYEADDVIATLATQAEAEGFEVLIVTGDRDSFQLVSEHTTVLYPTKGVSELTRFTPEKVVEKYGLTPAQYPDFAALRGDPSDNLPGIPGVGEKTAAKWINQFGSFAELVERVDEVKGKAGQNLRDHLESVKLNRRLTELERQVALDKAVTELARAPYDRKAVAMVLDTLEIRNPSLRERLFAVDPGAEEAETTPVVADGVELDGTVLGTGELAGWLAEHATQALGVATVDTWALGAGSVAEVALAAPDGAAAWFDPSQLDEGDETAFAGWLADAGRPKVFHDAKRAMRVFAEHGWSVDGVRMDTALAAYLVKPGRRSFDLDALSLEYLHRELTPAAAADGQLAFGADDAAQAEALMIQARAVLDLGEAFGGRLEEVGAADLLRDMELPTSALLARMERHGIAADRAHLEAMEQMFAGAVQQAVKEAHAAAGHEFNLGSPKQLQEVLFGELALPRTKKTKTGYTTDADALAWLATQTDNELPVIMLRHREQAKLRVTVEGLIKTIAADGRIHTTFNQTVAATGRLSSTDPNLQNIPVRTDEGRAIRRGFVVGEGYESLMTADYSQIELRVMAHLSEDAGLIEAFTSGEDLHTTAASQVFSVEPAAVDAEMRRKIKAMSYGLAYGLSAFGLSQQLNIEAAEARALMDAYFQRFGGVRDYLRRVVDEARATGYTATLFGRRRYLPDLNSDNRQRREAAERMALNAPIQGTAADIVKIAMLHVDRAMREAGLKSRMLLQVHDEIVLEIAPGEREAAEEIVRREMASAVELRVPLGVSVGVGPDWESAAH, from the coding sequence GTGGCAGAGACAGCATCGAAGAAGACCGACCCCACCTCCGGCGGCCGCCCGCGGCTGATGCTCATGGACGGGCACTCGCTGGCCTACCGCGCGTTCTTCGCGCTGCCCGCGGAGAATTTCACCACCGCGACCGGCCAGCCGACCAACGCGATCTACGGTTTCGCGTCGATGCTGGCCAACACGTTGCGTGACGAGGCGCCCACGCACTTCGCGGTGGCGTTCGACGTGTCGCGCAAGACCTGGCGGTCCGAGGAGTTCACCGAGTACAAGGCGAACCGCTCCAAGACGCCGGACGAGTTCAAGGGCCAGGTCGACCTGATCTGCGAGCTGCTCGACGCGATGCACGTCTCCCGCTTCGCCGTGGAGGGGTACGAGGCCGACGACGTCATCGCCACGCTCGCCACCCAGGCCGAGGCCGAGGGCTTCGAGGTGCTGATCGTCACCGGCGACCGGGATTCCTTCCAGTTGGTCAGCGAGCACACGACGGTGCTGTATCCCACCAAGGGCGTCTCGGAGCTGACCCGGTTCACCCCCGAGAAGGTCGTCGAGAAGTACGGGCTGACCCCGGCCCAGTACCCCGACTTCGCGGCCCTGCGCGGCGACCCCTCGGACAACCTGCCGGGCATCCCGGGCGTCGGCGAGAAGACGGCCGCCAAGTGGATCAACCAGTTCGGCTCGTTCGCGGAACTGGTCGAGCGCGTCGACGAGGTCAAGGGCAAGGCCGGGCAGAACCTGCGCGACCATCTGGAGTCCGTCAAGCTCAACCGCCGCCTCACCGAGCTGGAGCGGCAGGTCGCGCTGGACAAGGCGGTCACCGAACTGGCGAGGGCGCCCTACGACCGCAAGGCCGTCGCGATGGTCCTGGACACCCTGGAGATCCGCAACCCGTCGCTGCGGGAGCGGCTCTTCGCCGTCGACCCGGGTGCCGAGGAGGCCGAGACCACGCCGGTCGTGGCGGACGGCGTGGAGCTGGACGGCACGGTCCTCGGCACCGGCGAGCTGGCCGGCTGGCTCGCCGAGCACGCCACGCAGGCGCTCGGCGTCGCCACCGTCGACACCTGGGCGCTGGGCGCCGGCTCGGTCGCCGAGGTCGCCCTCGCCGCGCCCGACGGGGCCGCCGCCTGGTTCGACCCGTCCCAGCTCGACGAGGGCGACGAGACGGCGTTCGCCGGCTGGCTGGCCGACGCCGGCCGGCCCAAGGTCTTCCACGACGCCAAGCGGGCGATGCGGGTCTTCGCCGAGCACGGCTGGAGCGTCGACGGCGTCCGGATGGACACGGCGCTGGCGGCCTATCTGGTCAAGCCGGGCCGCCGCTCCTTCGACCTGGACGCGCTGTCCCTGGAGTACCTGCACCGGGAGCTGACCCCCGCCGCGGCGGCCGACGGGCAGCTCGCCTTCGGCGCGGACGACGCCGCGCAGGCCGAGGCGCTGATGATCCAGGCCCGCGCCGTCCTCGACCTGGGCGAGGCGTTCGGCGGCCGCCTGGAGGAGGTCGGCGCCGCGGACCTGCTGCGCGACATGGAGCTGCCGACCTCCGCGCTGCTGGCCCGGATGGAGCGGCACGGGATCGCGGCCGACCGCGCCCACCTGGAAGCCATGGAGCAGATGTTCGCCGGCGCCGTGCAGCAGGCGGTGAAGGAAGCGCACGCGGCGGCGGGCCACGAGTTCAACCTGGGCTCGCCCAAGCAGCTCCAGGAGGTCCTCTTCGGCGAGCTCGCCCTGCCCAGGACGAAGAAGACCAAGACCGGCTACACCACGGACGCCGACGCCCTGGCCTGGCTGGCGACGCAGACCGACAACGAACTGCCGGTGATCATGCTGCGCCACCGTGAGCAGGCCAAGCTGCGGGTCACCGTCGAGGGCCTGATCAAGACGATCGCCGCGGACGGCCGGATCCACACCACGTTCAACCAGACGGTCGCGGCGACCGGCCGGCTGTCGTCGACCGACCCCAACCTGCAGAACATCCCGGTCCGCACCGACGAGGGCCGGGCGATCCGCCGCGGCTTCGTGGTCGGCGAGGGCTACGAGTCCCTGATGACGGCGGACTACAGCCAGATCGAGCTGCGGGTGATGGCCCACCTGTCCGAGGACGCGGGCCTGATCGAGGCGTTCACCTCCGGCGAGGACCTGCACACCACGGCCGCCTCCCAGGTGTTCTCCGTGGAGCCCGCCGCGGTCGACGCCGAGATGCGCCGCAAGATCAAGGCGATGTCCTACGGCCTGGCGTACGGCCTGTCGGCGTTCGGCCTCTCCCAGCAGCTGAACATCGAGGCCGCCGAGGCCCGCGCCCTGATGGACGCCTACTTCCAGCGCTTCGGCGGCGTACGGGACTATCTGCGCCGGGTCGTGGACGAGGCGCGGGCGACGGGCTACACGGCGACGCTCTTCGGCCGCCGCCGCTACCTGCCCGACCTCAACAGCGACAACCGCCAGCGCCGCGAGGCGGCCGAGCGGATGGCGCTCAACGCCCCGATCCAGGGCACGGCGGCGGACATCGTGAAGATCGCCATGCTGCATGTGGACCGGGCGATGCGGGAGGCCGGCCTGAAGTCCCGGATGCTCCTGCAGGTCCACGACGAGATCGTCCTGGAGATCGCCCCCGGCGAGCGCGAGGCGGCGGAGGAGATCGTCCGCCGCGAGATGGCGAGCGCGGTCGAGCTCCGCGTCCCCCTGGGCGTCTCCGTGGGCGTGGGCCCGGACTGGGAGTCGGCGGCGCACTGA
- a CDS encoding DUF4184 family protein, giving the protein MPFTLSHAVAVLPAVRTDGTGRAALVPAVLVAGSFSPDMTYYAASVLSGAMEFGDVTHSVPGVFTVDVLVSWALVGLWLLVREPLVALLPRDWQGRTGALLRCGAPRARVRASSAVRWYVSAVLGALTHIGWDAFTHQGRWGTRTFPVLGREFAGSPLYWYLQYGGSAVAAVVLAVFLARALRRAPSRAGSPGVAALSARERWGAAVVIGGCAVAGAVQRATRWWDYWGPVAKPWELIPTVCFGAGAGLVPGLLLYAVVVRVRRPARDPADRDGAGPRRSPVAR; this is encoded by the coding sequence TTGCCGTTCACGCTCAGTCATGCGGTGGCGGTGCTGCCGGCCGTGCGCACCGACGGGACCGGACGGGCAGCGCTGGTGCCGGCCGTGCTCGTGGCGGGTTCTTTTTCTCCCGACATGACCTACTACGCGGCGAGTGTGCTGTCCGGGGCGATGGAGTTCGGGGACGTCACGCACTCCGTCCCCGGTGTGTTCACGGTGGACGTGCTCGTCTCCTGGGCCCTGGTGGGATTGTGGCTGCTGGTGCGTGAACCGCTGGTGGCGCTGCTGCCGCGGGACTGGCAGGGACGGACGGGGGCGCTGCTGCGGTGCGGGGCGCCACGCGCGCGCGTACGGGCGTCCTCGGCCGTGCGGTGGTACGTGTCGGCGGTGCTCGGGGCGCTGACGCACATCGGGTGGGACGCGTTCACGCACCAGGGCCGGTGGGGGACGCGGACGTTTCCCGTGCTGGGGCGGGAGTTCGCGGGCTCGCCGCTGTACTGGTACCTGCAGTACGGCGGTTCCGCGGTGGCGGCGGTGGTGCTCGCGGTGTTCCTCGCCCGGGCGCTGCGGCGGGCGCCGTCCCGGGCCGGGTCGCCGGGGGTGGCGGCGCTGTCGGCCCGGGAGCGGTGGGGGGCCGCGGTGGTGATCGGCGGCTGCGCGGTGGCCGGGGCGGTGCAGCGGGCGACGCGGTGGTGGGACTACTGGGGGCCGGTCGCCAAGCCGTGGGAGCTGATCCCGACGGTGTGCTTCGGGGCGGGCGCGGGGCTCGTCCCGGGGCTGCTGCTGTACGCCGTGGTGGTCAGGGTGCGGCGTCCGGCCCGGGACCCGGCCGACCGGGACGGCGCCGGTCCGCGGCGGAGCCCCGTCGCGCGCTGA
- a CDS encoding lytic transglycosylase domain-containing protein, which translates to MAAHFGSRLRKGAATTAVAAAAVAALSASQAPGVTVDDHGRRTAADTTPSPETGADGSATGNSPYYTDLPPLNSPRPDPSSTAGTPVVQGPAEAGIPATVLDAYKKAADSLRAAKPGCNLPWQLLAAIGKVESGHARGGRVNADGTTLSPIFGPQLDGNGFALIKDTDGGAYDGNSSYDHAVGPMQFIPSTWAWAGRDGNGDGTKDPSNVYDAALAAAHYLCRNGWDLSTQADLDSAVLSYNNSRDYLNTVMRWLEYYRKGSHEIPDGTGGLPTGRSDTGSGGTRPAPSPQDTRTPDRPGESQKPTAPGKPTEPAGPGKPTEPAPPGTGSPTPPPGPGSPTPPPSGTPTDTVDHLENAGTTGLTATAGQAFAERIGTRAETAAGEAVGKVRIRYTIIGDTDATFAGGESVAVAVTDSSGVAVAPVLRAGEKTGSFTVRATVAGRAVPGLDYKATVTERVADTLARTATTALTCTPGGTFAHRVEVRATYKGAAANGVAVTATLIRSAQDPAVNDRGPYFKDAAGKPVRTLTGLRTDARGLLTLPELFADDTAGTFVLRVTTAGGATLDVELTVQAAQTSPSASASPSASTSPSASPGA; encoded by the coding sequence ATGGCGGCGCATTTCGGCAGCAGGCTGCGCAAGGGCGCGGCGACCACCGCCGTGGCCGCGGCCGCGGTCGCGGCCCTGTCCGCGTCCCAGGCTCCGGGTGTGACGGTCGACGACCACGGCAGACGGACCGCGGCCGACACGACGCCCTCACCGGAGACCGGCGCGGACGGCAGCGCCACCGGCAACTCGCCGTACTACACGGACCTGCCGCCGCTCAACAGCCCGCGCCCCGACCCGTCGTCGACCGCCGGCACCCCCGTCGTCCAGGGCCCCGCCGAGGCGGGCATCCCCGCCACCGTCCTGGACGCGTACAAGAAGGCCGCGGATTCCCTGCGCGCCGCCAAACCCGGCTGCAACCTGCCCTGGCAACTCCTCGCCGCCATCGGCAAGGTGGAGTCGGGCCATGCCCGCGGCGGACGCGTCAACGCCGACGGCACCACCCTCAGCCCGATCTTCGGACCGCAGCTCGACGGCAACGGCTTCGCGCTGATCAAGGACACCGACGGCGGCGCGTACGACGGCAACAGCAGCTACGACCACGCGGTCGGCCCCATGCAGTTCATCCCGTCCACCTGGGCGTGGGCCGGACGCGACGGCAACGGGGACGGCACCAAGGACCCCAGCAACGTCTACGACGCGGCGCTGGCCGCCGCCCACTACCTGTGCCGCAACGGCTGGGACCTGTCCACGCAGGCCGACCTCGACAGCGCCGTCCTCAGCTACAACAACTCGCGGGACTACCTGAACACCGTCATGCGGTGGCTGGAGTACTACCGCAAGGGCTCCCACGAGATCCCGGACGGCACCGGCGGCCTGCCCACGGGCCGCAGCGACACCGGCTCCGGAGGGACCCGGCCCGCGCCGTCGCCCCAGGACACCCGGACGCCCGACAGGCCCGGGGAGTCCCAGAAGCCGACGGCACCGGGCAAGCCCACCGAGCCCGCCGGGCCCGGCAAGCCCACCGAGCCCGCCCCGCCCGGGACCGGGTCCCCGACCCCTCCGCCCGGGCCGGGCTCGCCGACGCCCCCGCCGTCCGGCACGCCCACCGACACCGTGGACCACCTGGAGAACGCCGGGACCACGGGGCTCACCGCCACGGCCGGCCAGGCGTTCGCCGAGCGGATCGGCACCCGGGCCGAGACCGCGGCCGGCGAGGCCGTCGGCAAGGTGCGGATCCGGTACACGATCATCGGTGACACCGACGCCACCTTCGCCGGCGGCGAGAGCGTCGCCGTGGCCGTCACCGACAGCTCCGGCGTGGCCGTCGCCCCCGTCCTGCGGGCGGGCGAGAAGACCGGTTCCTTCACCGTGCGTGCCACCGTCGCCGGCCGCGCGGTCCCCGGCCTCGACTACAAGGCCACCGTCACCGAGCGGGTCGCCGACACCCTCGCCCGCACCGCCACCACCGCCCTGACCTGCACCCCCGGCGGCACCTTCGCGCACAGGGTGGAGGTGCGGGCCACCTACAAGGGCGCCGCCGCGAACGGGGTCGCCGTCACCGCGACGCTGATCCGGTCGGCGCAGGACCCGGCCGTGAACGACCGCGGCCCCTACTTCAAGGACGCCGCCGGCAAGCCCGTACGCACCCTGACGGGCCTGCGGACGGACGCCCGGGGCCTGCTGACCCTGCCCGAGCTGTTCGCGGACGACACCGCCGGCACGTTCGTCCTGCGCGTCACCACCGCGGGCGGCGCGACGCTCGACGTCGAGCTGACGGTCCAGGCGGCGCAGACGTCCCCCTCGGCGAGCGCGTCCCCCTCGGCGAGCACGTCCCCGTCGGCGAGCCCCGGCGCGTAG